The Aminipila terrae nucleotide sequence TGATTCTAATTACGCAGCTTTATATCATCCATGGCTTGAGATTTTTGATCCTCTTGACAAAAAAAATATTGTCATTCCTCCATCAGGGTCAATTCTTGGTATCTATGCAAGAAGTGATAATACAAGAGGTGTTCACAAGGCGCCTGCAAATGAAGTAGTCAGAGCTTGCGTGGGACTTGACTGCCAGTTTAATAAAGGAGAACAGGATATCCTGAATCCAAAGGGTGTAAATCTGATCAGAGCTTTTGCAGGTCAGGGAATCAGAGTATGGGGAGCAAGAACTGCTTCAAGTGATCCAAGTTGGAAATATATAAATGTGAGAAGGCTATTCATTTTTATTGAAGAATCCATAAAAGCAAACACAAACTGGGCTGTATTTGAACCAAATGATGAAATGCTCTGGGTAAGAGTAAAGAGAACGATAGATGTATTCTTAACCGGACTTTGGAGAGTTGGTTCTTTAGCAGGTTCAGCACCAAATGAAGCCTTTTATGTAGAAGTGGGACGAAATACCATGTCACAGGATGACATAGACAATGGAAGATTAGTATGTGTTATTGGGGTAGCACCTGTGAAACCGGCTGAATTCGTAATCTTTAGAATTACTCAAAAGACAAGCGAATCTGCAGGGGAGTAATTATAGAAAGGAGATAAACGATGGCTGGTTATCCACACGGAAGTTATAGATTTAGATTAGAAATAGATGGCCTGGAGGCAGGAGGGTTTTCAGAAGTTTCCGGTTTCGATGCAAATATTGATGTTATCGAATACAGGGAGGGAGATATGGTTCAGACTCCCATGAAGCTTCCAGGTTTAAAGAAATATGGAAATATTACTCTGAGACAGGGAGTTACAGATTCAATGGTACTGTATGAATGGCTTATAGCTGGTGTAGACGGTGCAGTGGAAAGAAAAACTGTTACGATTACTGTGCTTGATGAAACAGGTGAAGCTGCAGCTTCATGGCAGGTTATAAATGCCTGGCCTACCAGTTATAAAGCACCAGATTTTAATGCTTCTTCTTCAGAGGTTGCCATTGAAACTCTTGAGATTGCTCATGAGGGCATGACTAGAATTTCATAATGAATTTATATGGGTGACTGTTTTAGATTATGTATATATTCTCATACTGTTTAAAACAGTCACTTTGCGCATAAAAGGGTTAATAAATATATAATTTGTACTTTTATAAAGGAGAAGAAAAATGGCTTTTCAAACTGAATATACTTTTACTCTTCCTAGGGGATTTGTGGATGCATCGGGAATGCTTCACAAAGAGGGAATTATGAGGCTTGCTACAGCAGCAGATGAAATATTACCAATGAGAGATCCGAGAGTACAGCAAAATCCAGGATACTTAACGATTATACTTTTAGCAAGGGTAGTTACCAAGCTGGGCTCACTACCAAGTGTAGATACAAAAGTGATAGAAGGATTATATACTATGGATTTGGCATATCTGCAGGATTTATATCAAAGAATCAATAGCATGGAAGAACCTGTTTATCATAGTTTATGCCCTCATTGCGGCAAGGAAATAGATGCTCCCATAAATTTTATGAGCGCCGGAATATAGAAGTATACCCGGCAGGAAAAATATATGAGGAGGCAGCATTTATTGCTTATTATCTCCATTGGGAGCATGACAAAATAATGGAGATGACACATAAGGACAGAATCCGATGGTGCAAAGAAGTCTCTAAGATTAACAGTAAGCTCAATGATGAGCCAGATAACGTGTTTGCAAAGTTTTAGTGGGGTGATAATGTATTGAAAAAATTATTAGATGTAAAATCTGAGGCTGGAACAGAACGAACTTTTGAGGCCATAAAAAATATAAGCTTTGCAGTAACCATAGGCGATACACGATTAAGTTTTTCTAAAATCTCTAACATCTCAAGGGAACAGGAGTACGAAACTGTCAGAGAAGGAGGAGTAAATGACAGAGTATTTACTTTGTCAACTGGGAAGCAGCAGGTAGAAAAACTCATACTGGAACGGGGAGTTTCAAATAAAAGAATTAAAAATACAGATTTAAAACTGGGGGAACAAATCAAAAAGCCAGTAACCATTATGATTCTTGATCAGTTCGCTGGAAAAGCACCAAAAGTTGTAAGGGCTTATTCCTTTGATGAAGGAGTTGTAACAAGTTGGGAAACAAATGAACTGGATGCCATGAATGGAGATATTTTCATTGAGAGGTTTGAAATCTCACACTCAGGACTTGTGGAAATTAAGATGTGAGTGAACAGAAAAATTGTGCATAGGGTTTGAAAAGGTGGAAACTATGTTGTATACGGTTTTAAATATAGAAGAAAGTCTGCCTGAAATTGCGGGATATGTTTTTGGACAGGAAATTATTAAAAAATATTCAAATACAGGAAACTACAATTTTGCGGGAGTAAATCTTATATTCAGAGATGAAATGCAGCAGAAAGCCCCAGGAGTATCTGAGGCGTCTGGAAAAGTTCAAGATGTTTCTCAAAATATTCAATTGGTTTTACAGTTTTTTATGCAGTTATTGACAGATAAAGTTTGTGAAGAAAAAACCATTGTAAACTCGATAGAAAACAATTTAAGAATAATAGGGCTTAGAGATGTCTTTAACTTCAATAAACTGAACAGGATTAAAAATGAAATAATATCTTTGTCTGCAGAGCAGAACCAGATACAAAAACATGAGGAAAAGAAGCTATTACAACGACTGGAACAAAAAAGACGTGAAGTTATAACGCTTTTAAATATCTATAAGCGGGTTGAAGAAAGAAAACTGCTTGAAGAAAAGCAGAAGAATTTATTTCATGCAAAAACTATAATACAGAAGCAAAATGAGAAATTGTGGTACAAGGATAGTAAATATATCAACGAAAACCTATCAAAAGACTTTAAGCTGATAACCATGCCATTAAAGGTGTATCAAAATTTTATAATACATAATAAGAACTATGATGAACAAAGAAATAATACTGAAATAAATAATGAGTATAAGGAAAGTGCTAAATATCCAGTAAACAGATTCCATATTGGGAATACAACTAATCTTTTAAACCACGACGGCAAAAGCACCATAAGTAATATTTTAAACGGTTTTACAAACAATCCTGTAAATAATTTTTTATGGGTAAAACCACGACTGATTAATGAAGAAGGCTATACCTATTTAACAGATAAAAATCAGAATTTTAATGATTTCTCAGATTTAGAATATAAAAATTTTATTACTACATTAAATAAATATGTAAATGAAACAGATAATCCAATAAATATATTTAATACGCAGATTAAAAAAGTCCAGAATCAGATAAATGCTATAGAAAAGCAAATAAACTATGCAGATGTTGGGAAATTGGGAAATCAAATCTGGAGCACGGGAAATTACAACCAGGAGAGACTTGAAAATCATTTTATAAAGAATGTAGAAGGGCCAGTAAGTCTGATGAATCAATCTATGAGATACACGGACGGGCAAACAAGTACAATAGATAATCAGTTTAGCCAGGTAAACGAAAAGGTCAATGGGCAGGTCAGCCATTTTAATAATCAGACCAGAGATATTCAGAATCAAATAGGTCTGATAAAGAAAACCATAAACCAGGCTATAAATATAAATAGGAATATAAGGTATAATGCAGATACCGATTACAGCCTGATAAACACGGTCAGTCCCTTAACAGGAATTATTGACGGCAGAAGGTGGAATATTGGAGAATTTACCACCATAAAAAATGAATATAACCAGGCCAATTTGGTAAACAGATCTATAAAAAATGCTGATAGGCAAACAAACGATATACATAATCAGTTTAGCCAGGTAGACGAAAGGGTCAATGGACAGGCCAGCCATTTTAGTAATAAGACTAGAAACATAGAAAATCAGATAGATTTGATAAACAAAACTATAAATGAGGTTATAAATGAAAATATAAAAAAGACTATAAATAATAATGCAGATACTGATTACAGCCAGGTAAACATAGAAAATCACTTCATGAAAAATGAAGAAAACCGGGCCAGTATGATAAATAAATATATAAAAAATACTGATGGACGAACAAGCAATATAAATAATCAGCTAAACCTGATAAAAGAAGAGAGCAATAAACAGATCAATCATGCAAACAATCAGATTGGCAACAATATAAAGAACCAGATAGGTTTGACAAACCGAACCATAAATCAGGTTATAAATAATAAGATAAATAAGACTATAAATAGAAATACTGATACCAATTACAACAGGGTAAACCAGATTAACATAGAAAATACCTTCCAGGGGAAGGCAGGAAACCAGCCTGGTCTGGAAAAAAAACATATAAGAATTGCTGACATACAGACAGCTAATATAAATAATCAGATGAACCAGTTAAGACAAAAGACTTACGATAAAATCAATTTTGCAAATAATCAGATTAGCAATGTATACAATCAGGCACATTATATCCACAACAGAATTAGTCAAAATATGGTGAATCAAAAAAGTAATCCCATGGCGGGCTATTTGAACCACTCTATTCCTGATGGGGAAAAACAGATTCATTCAGCTGATTACATCGTGGAGAAAAATCAGTTGTTGAATATTCCAGCATTTATATTTAAAAATGAAATCCCCCCCAAATCTACGTCTCCCAAAGGAACACAGAGTACAGGAGAAAGCAAGGAGAATTATGAACTGAGACAGATAAAAGCAGACAGCAACAGGAACCATAGTGAAGCAGAAAAACAAAGGCAGATGATAAGTGAGCTTAAAGAAAAACTGGAATCTCAGCAGTTAATGATTAAACAGATGAAAAGCAGGGCAGAGCAGGAAGAAGGAACAATAAAGCCTTCTGAAATAGCCAAAATAAAAAAAGAAGTAATAAATTCAGTAAGTAAGGAACTTAAATTAGAAAAACAGAGAAGAGGTCTGATGTAGGAGGGAAAGGTAATGTCTTACGAGAAAGCAAAGCTTTTAATACACAGGGAAACAAAAACAGAGACCGTTTTTGTTATGTTTAATCCCGCCGAATACAATCTGACAGATAAAGCAAAGTATATAAATAAACAAGTCCCAGGGCTGGCAGGACCTATTACACAGTTTGTAATGGGAGAAGAAAGTACCCTGGAAATCAGTCTGATGTTTGATACTTATGAAACCTCACCCAAGGTTGCCAGTGCTAATGTGGCAGCTAAAATGAACGATAAAAGTGCTCCTGTACATCCAACAAATGTAACGAGTCTTACAAAAAAAATAGTAGGGCTTACTCAGATAGATGGACAGCAACACAGGCCCCCAATATGTGAATTTATTTGGGGAAGTCTAAAATTTAAAGGGGTTGTTACTGAAGTAAAATCTAATTATACCATGTTTACAGAAAGTGGTATGCCAGTAAGAGCCAGGCTGGAAGTCACTTTTCAGTCAGTAATGGATTCGGCTGAAAGCAAAAAAAAGTCACCTTTTGAATCACCAGACAGAACCAAGTACAGGACTGTTGAACAGGGTATGCAGCTTTGGCATATAGCCTATGAAGAATATGGTGATCCTGAACTTTGGAGAGTTATCGCTAAAGAAAACAACATGATGAATCCCAGAGACTTACAACCCGGGCAGATGGTCCGCCTACCTGCGTTAATATAGCAAGGACATATAAACAAATATAGGAGGAAGACAACGTGGCAGATTTGATGAGCAATAAATTTACATCTTTTCAGGCCTTAAGCCAGAAATATAAGAATTTCTTAGTACCGGCTTTGAAAATAAAAGTAAAAGGTCAGGATGTAATATCAAATTTAAATATTGCCATAGAAAATATGTCAGTGGTTCATTCTCTGGAAACAGCAGGAAGCTGCAACTTTAATATAGTGAATGCCTATGATATAAAAAAAAGACAGTTTGACAGTAATATCATAGATAAATTTAGATTAGGTGTAGTTATTCAGGTAGAACTGGGATATAGCTCCGCTCTGGAAGTGGTATTTAAAGGTTACATTTCTGAAGTGAATTATAACTTTTCAGAAGTACCCATGCTGGAAGTAACAGCAATGGACGTGAGAAAATTAATGATGGAGGCCATGGAAAGAAGAAAAAAGTTTTATGTGAAAACCTATTCGGCGGCTTTCTCTGAATTGATGCAGGACTATAAAAAAATATGTACACACCTTGTGATTGATAAAACCACAACTCAGCTGGGAACGGATGGTATAAGCCAAAATGCTTCCGACTTTGAATTTATAAAGGAAGAATTAGCCCCTATAGCGGGACGTGAATTTTTTGTTGTAGCGGGCAAAGCCTTTTTCAGGATTCCGAAAAAGCTTACCGTACCTATTACGGCATTAACCTGGGGCAGCAGTCTGATTTCATTCAATAAGAGTTCAAACTATTTAAATGCAGAGGTCATTGTGCTGGGTTTTGATGAAGATAAACAAAAAAGATTTGAGGGGACAGCCATAGCAGTAACAAAAGCACCCCAGATTCCTGTAACTGTAAAAAAGCAACCCATTATATTACCGGATCCAGATGCAACAGATCAAAAAAAGGCGGAACAGAGAGCAAAATCAGAAGCAGAAAAACTGATTCAGCAGGCTGAAAGCGCTAATGGAATATGCATTGGATTACCCGAACTTGTACCGGGACGATTCGTTCGTCTGGAGAAAATGGGTAATGATATAAGCAAGAAGTATTACATAACAAAAGTTACACACAGGCTTGGAACCGAAGGGTTTGAGACCGAATTTGAAACCGGGGGGTGGGATTAATGCCTATGGAGAGCCTGTTTGTGCAGGAAAGAAGTTCCGTAAAGGACAAATCAGGAAATAAAAAAATACCTGGTATTACCACTGGGATTGTTAAGGACAATTATGATGAACAACACCCCGGTATGGTCAAAGTGGAGATTTTCATGGGTGAGGATAAAAATAATCTTACAGACTGGGTAAGGGTCATGCAGAACTATGCGGGTAACGGATATGGAAGTTATTTTCTCCCTGAAATAGGTGACGAAGTGATAATCGGATTTAACTTAGGAGAGATGAACCGCCCATATGTATTGGGGTGTCTTTGGAGTTCAGGTAAAAATAAGATTCCTGAAAATACGGCAGTAAAGTATAACACCGTAAAAAGAATTAAAACCAAAGGTGGTCATGAAGTTATCTTTAATGAAGAAAAAAATAAGGGTAGTTTTGAAATTCATACACCAAAGAATCTAAA carries:
- a CDS encoding phage tail protein, with protein sequence MAGYPHGSYRFRLEIDGLEAGGFSEVSGFDANIDVIEYREGDMVQTPMKLPGLKKYGNITLRQGVTDSMVLYEWLIAGVDGAVERKTVTITVLDETGEAAASWQVINAWPTSYKAPDFNASSSEVAIETLEIAHEGMTRIS
- a CDS encoding phage tail assembly protein, translated to MAFQTEYTFTLPRGFVDASGMLHKEGIMRLATAADEILPMRDPRVQQNPGYLTIILLARVVTKLGSLPSVDTKVIEGLYTMDLAYLQDLYQRINSMEEPVYHSLCPHCGKEIDAPINFMSAGI
- a CDS encoding DUF6760 family protein, encoding MPSLRQGNRCSHKFYERRNIEVYPAGKIYEEAAFIAYYLHWEHDKIMEMTHKDRIRWCKEVSKINSKLNDEPDNVFAKF
- a CDS encoding phage tail protein, translating into MKKLLDVKSEAGTERTFEAIKNISFAVTIGDTRLSFSKISNISREQEYETVREGGVNDRVFTLSTGKQQVEKLILERGVSNKRIKNTDLKLGEQIKKPVTIMILDQFAGKAPKVVRAYSFDEGVVTSWETNELDAMNGDIFIERFEISHSGLVEIKM
- a CDS encoding CIS tube protein, which codes for MSYEKAKLLIHRETKTETVFVMFNPAEYNLTDKAKYINKQVPGLAGPITQFVMGEESTLEISLMFDTYETSPKVASANVAAKMNDKSAPVHPTNVTSLTKKIVGLTQIDGQQHRPPICEFIWGSLKFKGVVTEVKSNYTMFTESGMPVRARLEVTFQSVMDSAESKKKSPFESPDRTKYRTVEQGMQLWHIAYEEYGDPELWRVIAKENNMMNPRDLQPGQMVRLPALI
- a CDS encoding phage late control D family protein; this encodes MADLMSNKFTSFQALSQKYKNFLVPALKIKVKGQDVISNLNIAIENMSVVHSLETAGSCNFNIVNAYDIKKRQFDSNIIDKFRLGVVIQVELGYSSALEVVFKGYISEVNYNFSEVPMLEVTAMDVRKLMMEAMERRKKFYVKTYSAAFSELMQDYKKICTHLVIDKTTTQLGTDGISQNASDFEFIKEELAPIAGREFFVVAGKAFFRIPKKLTVPITALTWGSSLISFNKSSNYLNAEVIVLGFDEDKQKRFEGTAIAVTKAPQIPVTVKKQPIILPDPDATDQKKAEQRAKSEAEKLIQQAESANGICIGLPELVPGRFVRLEKMGNDISKKYYITKVTHRLGTEGFETEFETGGWD
- a CDS encoding phage baseplate assembly protein V; the encoded protein is MPMESLFVQERSSVKDKSGNKKIPGITTGIVKDNYDEQHPGMVKVEIFMGEDKNNLTDWVRVMQNYAGNGYGSYFLPEIGDEVIIGFNLGEMNRPYVLGCLWSSGKNKIPENTAVKYNTVKRIKTKGGHEVIFNEEKNKGSFEIHTPKNLKITLDDEKQTINIQDHKGENILSIDGENGSVTIEAKKSICFEAGQKVSLKLNGTDNSIELKAGKIDLNANQASTIKAQNVKVSGTSVEVKGSGSTKVQTSGVLTLKGSMTKIN